The Mercurialis annua linkage group LG8, ddMerAnnu1.2, whole genome shotgun sequence genome window below encodes:
- the LOC126661728 gene encoding uncharacterized protein LOC126661728 has protein sequence MHYFPITPRLQRLYASRATAKHMRWHAEHEMENGVMNHPSDSPAWKHFSELHQDFAAEVRNIRLGLCTDGFQPFGAFGQQYSSWSVIVTPYNLPPGMAMKDEFMFLTVLIPGPNSPKGSLDIFLQPLIAELNHLWEFGTRTYDIHRRQNFQLKAALMWTINDFPAYSMLSGWSTSGKRACPHCMEETDAITLPKSGKQSWFDCHRKFLPPEHSYRNNTTDFKKGYKERKSFRGYRTGEEIEQEIDSLGFKKAYEVGAQDTNAQTSKNHGWHKKSIFWDLPYWKTNMLRHNLDVMHTEKNVFDNIFNTVLNVPGKTKDHAKSRDELNGICNRPDLAFNPSTGQYPKAIYALDRNAKQVLLEWVKELKFPDGHVSNLGRCVDLKKLKMIGMKSHDCHVFMQRLLPIAFREFLHPSVWEPITELSIFFKDLTCTTLKEDDLIEMEKDIAKILCKLERIFPPSFFDSMEHLPIHLPYEAKLAGPVQYRWMYPFERYLRKLKRKVTNKAKVEGSIATGYLYEEIAKFASFYFNDGDPTLPDRLQRNETRDDVVDDDVDRLSIFKPSGRPIGASKKQSLEEDEYTAAHSYILLNCPEIEHYKE, from the exons atgcattactttcctataactccgaggctgcagaggttgtacgcttctaGGGCAACAGCTAAACATATGAGGTGGCACGCCGAGCACGAGATGGAGAATGGTGTGATGAATCATCCGTCTGACTCGCCAGCTTGGAAACACTTTTCAGAGTTACACCAAGATTTTGCAGCCGAAGTTAGAAATATCAGATTGGGGTTGTGTACAgatgggtttcaaccatttggtgcCTTTGGGCAACAATACTCGTCATGGTCGGTAATTGTGACTCCGTATAACTTACCTCCTGGCATGGCCATGAAAGACGAGTTCATGTTTCTAACGGTTCTTATTCCCGGACCCAATAGTCCAAAAGGCAGTTTGGATATTTTCCTGCAACCGCTAATAGCAGAACTGAACCATTTGTGGGAATTTGGGACTCGGACATACGACATTCATAGGcgacaaaattttcaattgaaagCCGCTCTTATGTGGACGATCAATGATTTTCCGGCTTATTCAATGTTGTCTGGATGGAGCACATCGGGTAAACGGGCATGTCCTCACTGTATGGAAGAAACTGATGCAATTACTCTTCCGAAGAGTGGtaaacaatcgtggtttgattgccacagaAAGTTCTTACCACCTGAACATTCGTACCGTAATAACACTACGGATTTTAAAAAGGGCtacaaagaaagaaaatcatTCAGGGGATACAGAACTGGAGAGGAAATTGAACAAGAGATTGACAGCCTTGGTTTTAAAAAGGCATACGAGGTTGGAGCTCAGGATACGAATGCTCAGACATCAAAGAATCATGGGTGGCATAAGAAAAGCATATTTTGGGATTTGCCGTATTGGAAAACGAATATGCTTCGTCATAATCTGGATGTCATGCATACTGAGAAAAATGTATTCGACAACATTTTCAATACAGTGCTTAATGTTCCCGGGAAGACCAAAGACCATGCTAAGTCCAGAGACGAGTTGAATGGTATTTGTAATCGTCCGGACTTGGCATTTAATCCATCAACCGGGCAATATCCGAAGGCAATATATGCTTTAGATAGAAACGCAAAACAAGTTCTACTGGAATGGGTTAAAGAGTTGAAGTTCCCGGATGGGCATGTGTCGAACTTGGGTAGGTGTGTCGATTTGAAAAAGCTGAAAATGATCGGTATGAAAAGCCACGACTGTCATGTTTTCATGCAGCGTCTCTTGCCAATTGCTTTTCGAGAATTTCTTCATCCGTCCGTGTGGGAACCTATTACGGAGTTGAGCATCTTCTTTAAAGACCTGACTTGCACAACGCTTAAAGAGGACGACCTAATTGAAATGGAGAAAGACATTGCAAAAATATTGTGCAAGTTGGAACGTATATTTCCGCCCAGCTTTTTTGATTCAATGGAACATCTTCCTATACACCTACCCTACGAAGCAAAGCTGGCAGGCCCTGTGCAATATCGGTGGATGTATCCCTTTGAAAG ATATCTGAGAAAATTGAAGCGGAAAGTGACCAACAAAGCTAAGGTGGAAGGTAGCATTGCCACCGGATATTTGTACGAAGAAATAGCCAAATTTGCATCATTTTACTTTAATGACGGTGATCCGACGCTGCCTGATCGGCTGCAAAGAAACGAGACACGTGATGATGTCGTGGATGATGATGTAGATCGGCTATCAATTTTCAAACCGAGTGGCCGACCTATAGGTGCTTCTAAAAAGCAAAGTTTGGAGGAGGACGAATACACCGCCGCCCATAGTTACATTCTCTTGAACTGTCCTGAAATCGAGCATTACAAGGAGTAA